GTGATCGTCGTCCCGTGCACGATGCCCTGCGGCCCGATGTACATGTAGCTGCCGGCGGTCATCTGGCCGTAGCTCGTCACGCCCAGGGCGGACATGCGCGTGTAGTCGTCGCCGCTGCTGTAGTTGGGGATGACCATGCCGTTGGTCACGACCACGCGCGGCGCGTCCCCGTGCGATGGGAACAGGCCCAGCGGATGGCCGGAGTACATGACCAGCGTCTGTGCTTCGGACATCTCCGACAGGTAGCGCATGGTCAGCAGGTACTGGGCCCAGTTCTGGAAGACCGTGCCGTTGCCGCCGTAGGTGATCAGCTCGTAGGGATGCTGGGCGACGGCCGGATCGAGGTTGTTCTGGATCATGTGCATGATCGCCGCGGCCTGCCGGCACCGTGCCGGATAGTCGTCGATGGGCCGCGCGCGCATCTCGTAGCGGGGCCGGAAGCGATGCATGTAGATGCGGCCCGCGGCGGCCAGCTCGCGGGCGAACTCGGGTGCCAGGCCGGCGTGCAGGCGGGCGGGGAAGTAGCGCAGGGCGTTGCGCAGGGCCAGCTCCTGTTCCCGGGCCGAGAGCAGCATGGGCCGCCGCGGCGCGCGCGGGACCGCGGGGTCGACCGGGGGCGCCGCGGGCAGCGTGTCGGGCAGGCCGGCGCGGATCTGCGCCCGGAAATCGCTCAGGGCGGTATGGTTCATCGTCCCTCTCCGGAATGGTGGTGTCGCGGACTGCTACGATAGCATCTGGGCCGGGCCGCATCCACCCTGCAAACTCCGGATGCGAACTCCGGAAAACGACGGGCGATCTTGACCGCCGGACCGCGGACTGCCACAATCCCGGCGGAAAATTGTCCATTCACCGGGGAGGGATGCCATGAACCAGCTGTTCGATCGCATGCTGCGCGCCGCCAAGCTCGATTCCATGCTCTACGAGGAGGTGGAGCACGACACCGCCGCCACCAACCAGGCCGTGGCCGTGGTGCTGCTATCCAGCGCGGCCGCCGGCATCGGCAGTCCCGTGGGCGGCGGGCTCGGCGCCATGTTCACCGGCGCCGTCATCGCGCTCATCTCCTGGTTCGTCTGGTTCGGCATCGTCTACGCGATCGGCACCAAGCTGCTGCCCGAACCCCAGACCGAGGCCGACTACGGGCAGCTCCTGCGCACCATCGGCTTCTCCAGCGCCCCGGGCGTGATCAGGGTCATCGGCTTCATCCCGCTGCTCTACTGGCTGGTCACCCTGATCGCCTCGGTGTGGATGCTGGTCGCGATGGTCATCGCCGTGCGCCAGGCCCTCGACTACCGGGGCACCGGCCGCGCCATCATCGTCTGCCTGATCGGCTGGGCGATCATGATGATCCTCAGCACCGTCGCCTTCAGCCTGTTCGGGCATCGATAACACGGGAGAGGTAACATGCATCCACGTCTGTCGTACTTTCTGCCCGTCCTGTGCGCCCTTGCGCTCGGCACGGCCGCCGAGGCCCGCGACCGGGACCGTGCCGTCTACCGCGAACCCAACGAGTACCCCGTCCTGGACGAGATCGAGGCGCGGCGCGATTCCCTCGCCGCCGCCGTCGACGCGCTGCGGGCCGCCGCCGATTCGCTGTTCGATGCGCAAGCGGAGGCGCGCGAGGACACCGACAGGTCCCTGCGCGTGGACTGGTCGCGCATCGAGCGTCCGGCGAGCCCCGAGGCCTTCAGGACCCGTCTGGCGCACCTGCCGCCGGTGCCCCAGTACTACACCGGTTCGTGCTGGGCCTTCGCGGCCACGTCGCTGATGGAGTCGGAGACGATCCGGCTCACCGGCGACCGGATCAAGCTCTCGGAGATGTGGCTGGTCTACTGGGAGTACGTGGAGAAGGTGCGCCGCTGGGTGCGCGAGTACGGCCACAGCGCCGTGGCGGAGGGTTCCGAGAGCGACGCGATCCTCGACGTCTACAAGGCCTACGGCGCGGTGCCGCACGCGGCCTATCCCGGCGTGCTCTTCGCCGACGGCCGCCATGACCACCACCGGATGATGGAGGAGCTGGAGGGCTACCTCGATTGGGCCGAGACCCACGACGTCTGGGACGAGCAGCGCGTGGTCGCCGGCGCCCGCCGCATCCTCGACGCCCATCTGGGGCCCCCGCCGGAGACCTTCACCTGGGAGGGCCGCAAGTGGTCGCCGCGCGCGTTCCTGCTCGAGGCACTGCGCCTGGACCTGGACGCCTACGTGGCGTGCGTCTCGTTCATGGAGCGGCCCGGGTACGCGTTCGGCGAGACCTGCCTGCTGGATGTGACCGACAACTGGCGCCGCAAGGCCGACTACCTGAACCTGCCCCTGGACGAGTTCCGGCGCCTGGTGCGCGAGGCCGTGCGCCGCGGGTACACCCTGGTGGTCGGCGGCGACAACTCCGAGCCCGGCATGGACGGCCATTTCGACGCGGCGGTGATCCCGTCCTGGGACATCCCCGCCGACTACATCGACCAGGCCGCCCGCGAGCACCGCATCCGCAACGGCGAGACCGGCGACGACCACGGCATCCACGTGGTCGGCCACACGCGTGCCGGCGACCGCGACTGGTACCTGCTCAAGGACAGCAATCGCAGCTCACGCCTCGGCGCGTTCGAGGGCTACTACTTCTGCGACGGCGACTACATCGCGCTGAAGATGCTGTCGGTACTCGTGCATCGGGACGTGCTGCGGCAGGCGCTGCCGAACCGGTGATT
This DNA window, taken from bacterium, encodes the following:
- a CDS encoding YIP1 family protein, whose protein sequence is MNQLFDRMLRAAKLDSMLYEEVEHDTAATNQAVAVVLLSSAAAGIGSPVGGGLGAMFTGAVIALISWFVWFGIVYAIGTKLLPEPQTEADYGQLLRTIGFSSAPGVIRVIGFIPLLYWLVTLIASVWMLVAMVIAVRQALDYRGTGRAIIVCLIGWAIMMILSTVAFSLFGHR
- a CDS encoding C1 family peptidase, which produces MHPRLSYFLPVLCALALGTAAEARDRDRAVYREPNEYPVLDEIEARRDSLAAAVDALRAAADSLFDAQAEAREDTDRSLRVDWSRIERPASPEAFRTRLAHLPPVPQYYTGSCWAFAATSLMESETIRLTGDRIKLSEMWLVYWEYVEKVRRWVREYGHSAVAEGSESDAILDVYKAYGAVPHAAYPGVLFADGRHDHHRMMEELEGYLDWAETHDVWDEQRVVAGARRILDAHLGPPPETFTWEGRKWSPRAFLLEALRLDLDAYVACVSFMERPGYAFGETCLLDVTDNWRRKADYLNLPLDEFRRLVREAVRRGYTLVVGGDNSEPGMDGHFDAAVIPSWDIPADYIDQAAREHRIRNGETGDDHGIHVVGHTRAGDRDWYLLKDSNRSSRLGAFEGYYFCDGDYIALKMLSVLVHRDVLRQALPNR